In Hoeflea ulvae, one genomic interval encodes:
- the frr gene encoding ribosome recycling factor, giving the protein MSEGADLKELKRRMEGAITAFKSDLASLRTGRATPNVLDPVMVEAYGSRVPLNQVANVTVPEPRMLGVSVWDKQMVGAVDRGIREANLGLNPIVDGQNLRIPLPELNEERRKQLVKVSHTYAENARIAVRNVRRDGMDALKKAEKDGDISQDDSRRESDQVQKMTDEKIGEIDHLLVEKEKEIMQV; this is encoded by the coding sequence CTTGAAAGAACTCAAACGTCGCATGGAAGGCGCTATCACCGCTTTCAAGAGCGATCTTGCCTCCTTGAGGACCGGACGCGCAACGCCCAACGTGCTCGACCCGGTGATGGTCGAGGCCTATGGCTCCCGCGTGCCGCTCAACCAGGTGGCCAATGTCACCGTGCCGGAGCCGCGCATGCTTGGCGTCTCGGTCTGGGACAAGCAGATGGTCGGCGCCGTCGACCGCGGCATTCGCGAAGCCAATCTGGGTCTCAACCCTATTGTCGACGGCCAGAATCTGCGCATTCCGCTGCCCGAGCTCAACGAGGAGCGCCGCAAGCAGCTCGTCAAGGTCTCGCACACCTATGCCGAAAATGCCCGCATCGCCGTCCGCAATGTCCGTCGCGACGGCATGGACGCGCTCAAGAAGGCGGAAAAGGACGGCGATATCAGCCAGGATGACAGCCGCCGCGAGTCTGACCAGGTCCAGAAGATGACCGACGAGAAGATCGGCGAGATCGATCACTTGCTCGTCGAAAAGGAAAAGGAAATCATGCAGGTTTAG
- a CDS encoding isoprenyl transferase, with the protein MAKTMRSTAPLNAPRHVAIIMDGNGRWANARGMPRTAGHRAGVERVREAVRTAAEAGIQYLTLFAFSSENWNRPKEEVSDLMGILRFFIRRDLAELHSENVRVKVLGCRQNIEPDISALLMEAEDRTRDNTGVTLMIAFNYGARDELVRATRSIVAAVTAGHLDAAAIDEATLSAHVDTAGIPDPDLVIRTSGEQRLSNFLLWQAAYSEFVFMPCLWPDFDRAAFHDALAEFSRRDRRFGAVPTPNLAVGS; encoded by the coding sequence ATGGCCAAAACAATGCGATCCACAGCCCCCCTCAATGCGCCTCGCCATGTCGCCATCATCATGGACGGCAATGGCCGCTGGGCCAATGCGCGCGGCATGCCGCGCACAGCCGGCCATCGCGCCGGTGTCGAGCGGGTGCGCGAGGCGGTGCGGACTGCTGCCGAGGCCGGGATCCAGTACCTGACCCTGTTTGCCTTTTCCTCCGAGAACTGGAACCGGCCGAAGGAAGAGGTCTCCGACCTGATGGGCATCCTGCGGTTCTTCATCCGCAGGGACCTGGCCGAACTGCACAGCGAGAATGTCCGCGTCAAGGTTCTCGGCTGCCGCCAGAACATCGAGCCCGATATCAGCGCCCTGCTGATGGAGGCCGAGGACCGGACCCGTGACAACACCGGCGTGACCTTGATGATCGCCTTCAATTACGGCGCCCGCGACGAACTCGTGCGCGCCACCCGTTCGATTGTCGCAGCCGTGACGGCCGGGCATCTCGACGCCGCCGCGATCGACGAGGCCACCTTGTCGGCCCATGTCGACACCGCCGGAATCCCCGATCCCGACCTGGTGATCCGCACCAGCGGCGAGCAGCGGCTGTCCAATTTCCTGCTGTGGCAGGCGGCCTATTCGGAATTCGTCTTCATGCCCTGCCTGTGGCCGGATTTCGACCGGGCCGCCTTTCATGATGCGCTGGCCGAATTCAGCCGCAGGGATCGCCGTTTCGGCGCGGTGCCGACGCCCAATCTGGCGGTGGGATCCTGA
- a CDS encoding phosphatidate cytidylyltransferase, with product MSRELRLRIVSGIVLGIIVLAATWVGGIWFTGLAVLIMVLMHYEFSTMSGAPAKAPLANAIGWLAVLATALFVLTSLPVMALAAIFIGAAGAGFAGYKRGAGPWSAIAVLYAGFSGLALAEIRGEGLFGLFAMLFVFAIVWSTDILAYFCGRALGGPKLAPRISPGKTWSGAIFGAAAGVGAGVGVALAIRHGGGWMIPMVALVLAVASEIGDLFESWIKRRFGAKDSSHLIPGHGGVMDRVDGLVFAAFAAFLLGNLLPLSDHAGVADELAARLLGL from the coding sequence ATGTCGCGCGAGCTGCGGCTGCGGATCGTCTCGGGCATCGTCCTTGGTATCATCGTGCTGGCGGCAACCTGGGTCGGCGGCATCTGGTTCACCGGTCTTGCCGTGCTGATCATGGTGCTGATGCATTACGAGTTTTCCACAATGTCCGGCGCGCCGGCAAAGGCGCCGCTGGCCAATGCGATCGGCTGGCTAGCCGTTCTCGCCACCGCGCTCTTCGTGCTCACTTCCCTGCCGGTGATGGCGCTGGCCGCCATCTTCATCGGCGCGGCCGGTGCCGGCTTTGCCGGTTACAAGCGCGGTGCCGGGCCCTGGTCGGCAATCGCGGTGCTCTATGCCGGCTTTTCCGGGCTGGCACTGGCGGAAATCCGCGGCGAGGGCCTGTTCGGCCTGTTTGCCATGCTGTTTGTCTTCGCTATCGTCTGGTCCACCGATATTCTCGCCTATTTCTGCGGACGGGCGCTGGGCGGGCCGAAGCTGGCGCCGCGCATATCACCCGGCAAGACCTGGTCCGGCGCGATTTTCGGCGCCGCCGCAGGCGTGGGGGCGGGTGTCGGCGTGGCGCTTGCCATCCGTCACGGCGGCGGCTGGATGATCCCCATGGTGGCTCTGGTTCTCGCCGTTGCCTCCGAGATCGGCGACCTGTTCGAATCCTGGATCAAGCGCCGTTTCGGCGCCAAGGATTCCAGCCATCTCATTCCCGGCCATGGCGGCGTCATGGATCGGGTCGATGGTCTTGTCTTTGCCGCATTTGCGGCCTTCTTGTTGGGCAATCTGCTGCCGCTGTCCGACCATGCCGGCGTGGCAGACGAGCTTGCCGCAAGGTTGCTCGGGTTATAG